DNA from Leptospira bandrabouensis:
AATCACAATGCGGTCTGGGCCGTAGGTTTTTAAACCTTGTTCTACCACTGACGGGTCTTCCACAGCCACAGTTCCTAGAATGAACCTAGACACCCCTAACCCATCATAAAACTTCATGTTCTCTAAAGAACGAATCCCACCGCCTAGCTCTAATTCTACGGAGCAGTTAGCTTTGATTTTGCGGATGGCAACTTCATTTTCTGACTTTCCCGTTTTAGCAGCGTTTAAATCCACAATATGAATCAGAGTGGCACCTTGTTCTTCAAAAACTTGGATCATTTTTTCTGGCTCAGAAGAATAAACTGTTTTTTTAGAATAATCTCCTTGGAGTAAACGGACAGCTTCGTTATCTAAAAGGTCAATGGCAGGTAATACTAACATATTAAAGTTCTATAAAATTTTTCAGGATTCCAAGACCTGTTTTATCTGATTTTTCAGGATGGAACTGAGTTCCAAATACGTTTTCTTTTTCTACTACGGCAGGAAAGGATTCTCCATAGTAATGGCAGTTAGCTGTGATATCCAACCTGTCAACACCTACTGGTCTATAAGAATGGATAAAATACATAAAGGATTCGTTCGGAATCCCTTTCAGTAATTTTGTATTTTTAGCTTTGATATCGAATAGTTTGTTCCAACCCATATGGGGAACTTTTAAGTTTTGTTTACCTTCAAACTTTCTAATTTTACCACGGATAAATCCTAAGCCAGGAATGGTGGTTCCCACTTTCGAAGTTTCATCCGAGTCTTCGAATAACACTTGGTAGCCGATACAAATCCCAAACAAAGGTTTTTTTGCCGCAACATGATCTTTTAATACAGAGGAAAATCCAGCTTCATCTAAGTTTTGCATGGCTTTATCAAAATGGCCATCCCCAGGCAGAATAATTTTATCTGCTTTTTTTACTGTTTCGATATCACTGGTGAATTGAAAATCATTCGTATAAAGGGAAACTGCTTTTAATAGGGAATGGATATTCCCCATTCCAAAATCTAAAACTGCGATCACTCCAACATTCCTTTTGTAGAAGGGATTTGATCCTTAGCCAATGTGTCGATGGCAATGGCTTGTCGTAGAGCCTTACCAAGGCCTTTAAAGATAGACTCATGAATGTGGTGGCGATTTTCACCGTAGTGAACAACCACATGTAAATTCATCTTCGCATTGAGGGCAAATTTCTGAAGAAACTCAAGGGTGAGTTCTGCATCATAAATTCCAAATTTTCCGTCCAAAGGAGGTCCAGTGTATTTAAAATAAAAACGCCCACCTAAATCCACAGCGACTGTGGTTAAAACTTCATCCATTGGCAAAGTGAAATGACCATATCGGAAAATTCCTTTTTTGTCACCTAACTGCGTGTGGATCATTTGGCCCATAAGGATGGCGGTGTCTTCCACCGAGTGGTGGCAATCGATACCAATATCTCCTCGAAGTTTTAGGTCCATATCGATGAGACCATGTTTGGAGATATGAGAGAGCATATGCTCAAAAAAAGGGATTTCTGTATCAAACTGGTAGACCCCAGTGCCTCGAACGTTGAGGTCGAGTCGGATGTCTGTCTCGGATGTCTTTCTTGATTCCACCATATTCCTAGCATGTTTGGTAGAAAACCCAGGTGTCAAGAGAGAATGTAAGGAAGTTTAATTGGCGAGGCTTAGGACCCCAGCCAAATCATACCCCACAAAGACCCAGAAAATATAAACTAAAGCGATGATCGTAAAAATAAGAATGCGTTTCCAATGTTCTTGCAAAGAAGTCCCTCTAAAGGAAGAAACAATTGAAAATCGAGTTCTTCCCAGTTTTTTTAGGGAAATCCCATTTTTTTACAGGCTGAGTATCTGCCCCTCCCTACTTCCCAAATCGTTGGTTAAACATACGCACAAGCTCAGAAATGGAATCTTCCACATATTTAAAATGTTTTGGTTTCATAGGATCCAAGGGCATCATATCATGAATTTTTTTGTAACGATCAAAAGACTCACGAATGTATTCCAAGTATTTTTGGCTTGTGATTCCATATCGTTTGAAGAGAGATTCGTTCTCTAGGAACATCCTCTTAAAGTCATCGGCATAAGTACCATCGTTTAAAAAATAGAAACGGAGATCCGTTTTAGCCTGTGAAAAAGCTATATCAATATTCGTAATGAATTTGGAAGGTTTCGCAGTATCTGTTGTTTCTAGACTCTGCGAAGACAATTTAGCGGCAGCTTGTTCGATCGCCTTTTTCTCAGAGCTACGTTTTTCTTTTTCGAATTCTTTTGCTAATTTTTCGCGTTTGAGAACCTCTTCCACAGAGGATTTCTTTTCTACAGGCATATTTTCATTATCCCCACCAAGTGAGTCTGTCAAGGAATTAGACGAAAAATTATTCTTTTGCCTTACGAAGCGCACAATTTGCTAACCATTCACAACGCAAACAAATCGGATCTTCGGTGTTATACGTAGAAGGAGGGCAAATATTTGCATCTGCCACTTGGATTCCTTGTAAATAATTTATTACCGAGTCTCTATCTTTTTTAGAATCAATCTGTTTCAAAACAGATTCGTTGATCTTTTTTTGGTCTTGAAATAGATCCTCAACAACAGCTGGTTTGGCCTTCTGTTGGATTTTGGACTCTCTTGGGGCTTCCCATTCTAACCCTGGGATGTATGGTAAACTTCCCGGTTTGATTTGTTTTTGAAAAATTTTATAGAGGATGAGAGCGGTGAGAGCACCACCCAAATGACAGGTATTGGAAATAGCTCCATTTCCCAATTGTGAAATTAAATATCCAATCACAAGGGAAACCCAAACGGCATTTTTAGCCTTCACCGGAAAAATAAATAAAAGTAATTCCGCATTGGGATAAAAAATTCCAAAAAGTGCAAGTAATCCAAATAAGGCCCCGGATGCACCGATGGTTTGAGTGGTCATGGATTCTAAAAATGGGATATTACCACCTAACATCACATTCAAATAAGCCGAAAGAACCACAAATATTCCCGCACCAATTTGCGAAGCAAAATACAAAATGGTAAATTTGGTTTTCCCAATAATGGGAATGATGTTGGAACCTAACATATACATCCCATACATATTCACCAGTAAGTGAAAAGGGATGAGATCCACCGCATGTAAAAATCCATAAGTAAAAACTTGCCAAACAGCACCACCTAACACAAAATCAGGTGTTAATCCAAATCGATAAATTAACTGTTGGTTTGCAAAATATTGCAGAAAAAAAATAAGACAATTGATGATGAGAATTACATTCAGGGGATGAAGGATGGGATTCCCAAATAAACTAGGACTCTGGCCTCGATTTCTAGACATGTAACCTCCAAGATTTAGATAGCATGGAAAGAAACAAGGGAAATAAAAAAAGGGGGAATCCTTTCGGAAAGTCCCCCCGGGAGTGATTTTAAGGTAAAATCAGGCAACAGACCTTACCTTGATTATCAATCATTTCTACCATCGGAATTCCGAGGTGGGGGCTTAATAGTTTATTAGAAAAAATTTAGGCGATTTTTGAAAGTGAATACAGAGCTTCTCTGTTCAGAATATCGATCCGGTTTTTGTCTACGGAGATGAATTCTCTGGCTTTGAGATCGGAAAGGGCACGAACCAAAGTTTCTGTTTTTGTGCCAATAAAAGTGGCAAGGACGTCACGTGTGACTTTGAGCTCCACTTGGTTCTTACGGCCTTGGGCATTGTCCAAAACAATGAGTATTTCTGCTAATTTTTCGTGGACTTGTTTGGTTCCAAGAGAAACAACATGTTCCTCCATCTCCTGCCATTCCTTTGCCATTTGTTTAAATACTTCTTTTTGAAAGTTGATATCATCTTTCACAAGTGCATCGATAAGATCCCCGGTGATGTAACATGCGTGGGTGTCTTCTACAGCAATCACGTTGTGGTGGGAAATGGAATCAGAAATACAATCCCGAAAACCAACCCAATCTCCAGGTCCACTAAGACGTAAAGTTTGTTCCTTACCACTAGCAAGTTGGACATAACTTCTTACAAGACCAGATTTAATGAAGAAAAAACCCAGAGCCTTTTCCCCAGAGGAAACAAGATGTTTCCCTCGTGGAAATACAGTGAAGTCTTTACCAGCATTGATTCTTTCTATAGTCTCATGTGCCGCACAGTGTAGGACATTGTGATTTTTATAATCACATGCAAAACAATCAGGATTGAGTGGAAGATCCGCCATTCAGCTTCGATGTAACCTCTTAAAAAATCCTTGTCGAGCCATAATTTAGAAACCTTCTAAATTTTTTATTTGCCGGTAAACTTGGGATCCCGCTTTTCTAAGATACTTTTGATTGTCTCTTTAAAGTCGTCCGAAATAAAGTTCCGCGCCTGGGATTCTGCTTCTTTTTTTAGGGCGGAGTCCAAGTGTTTCCAGGAGTATAAATTCTTCTTTAATTCTTGTAAGGCGAGTGGTGCAGCCTTAGACAAGGATAATGCTAACTCCATAGCGCGTGTATATACTTCTGTTTTGGGAACACTATCTACAGCAAGGCCACAAGTTTTAGCAAACTTACCATCAAAGGTTTCCCCGGTGAGTAATAACCTTCCTCCCAAACTTTTTCCAAGGAGCTCTGGCGATAGAAAACTTGAACCCATACCAGGATGGATTCCTAGTCTCACAAAATTAAAAGAATACTTTCCTTCCTCAGCAAAAATTCGCAAATCACATCCAAAGGTTAAGGAAAGACCTGCACCTATTGCATGCCCATTGACAGCGGCAATCACAGGAACTGGTAACTTACGGACCGATAAAAAGAAACCGTAGAATTTCCTCATATCACGTCTGTTTTGCGAGAAAGTTTTTTCAGAAAAAGATCTTAATAAATTTAAATCGCCACCTGCGCAAAATACATCGTTACGACCAGAAATGATTACGGCCCGAGGTAAGACTTTTTCTTTTTTAATGGAATGAATAAGGTCGGCAAACTCTTCCCCCATTTTCCATGTCATGGAATTGCGGGAACTAGGATTGTTTAGGAAGATGGAAACAATCTTTCCATCTTCTGTTTCACGGGATTCAACTTCTAGGAATTCATACTCTTTGGATTCAAATCGCGATTTCATCTATCTGAAAGGATTCGTACCAGGCTTTATCTTGTAAAGATAAAGGTTTTTTTCCGATCTCCATATTTTCAAAGTAGTTGAGTAGAATTTCTAGGTGTTGGGTCTCTAAATTCTCTTTTGGTAGCGCAGAATCGATTCCTTTGCTTACCAAAACTTCTGCTCTAATTTTATCTTTATAATGGTCCGGTTTTCCGCTAAAAATCAAATGGGCAGAGATAAGGTCAAAACGGATGGTATCAACAATTCGTCGTAAAGAGTCTTCTGACTCTAAAAAATAACGAGAAGCCACTTCGGTTTGGAAATAATCACCCCAAGTGATGAGATCAGGCAAAGATCCTGTTCGTTCCAAAATTTTCTTTTGGCTTTCCTCATCCGTATACAAACAACCAGCAAATCGTTCCACAAGTGAATGTAATTCGGTTAGGATGGCTAATTTCTCCGGACTGAGTAGCCCTTGGCGGATCATTGGCAAAAGTTCAGGATTGACTTGTTTTGGGAGAGTTAGTTCCATATACTTCCCATTTCGGCGAATTCTGTCGTTTCCTTGCATATTTTCCTTGTGAGAAAATCGATTTTGACCCTTAGAAAATCGATAATTTTAGTATGGCAATTGGCAGAACCGATTCGATGCAAGAACTCATAACGATTCTAGAATCGTTATTTGAAGAAACCATCATTGGATCCGATGTCAATATCGTAAAACATCTCTTTTATTATCTAAAGGCCGATAACAGAGAATTTGAATTTATCTATGAAGAAGAAATTCTTGTCGCTGCTGTCGAAGAAATTGAATCTCATACAGTCACCCTCATGATTCCCGATCTTGTGGAACAAGGTTCCAGACGAGCAAGGGTTCGTTTTGAAGTGATGAACATCAACTACCAATTTGAGGTAGTGATCCTGGATATCCAAAAAGATAAAACTGTGATCAAAACTCCTACGGAGTTACAATCCTACCAACTCAGAACCAATAAACGGATTCCTGTAGATGATTTGTTTATGAACTTTATCATTCTGTTTAGAAGTTTAACTGGTGGTTCAAGAGAGGTGGGAAAAAACCTATACGCAGAAAGTCGATTCCCTCACCTAATGAAAGAAGTACGAAAGGACAGGCCCGATAGTAAACTCATCAATGTGATGTTAACTGAAGCAATCGAACGAATTTCCAAAGACTATGAAATTCATTTTTTTCAACCAGATGAAAAACTTAACGAGTATGATGACTTCATTAAAAAAACCATTCTAAGGACTGGAAAAACAATTTATATTCCTGATTGTAATCGAATCACTTCTTATATCAATGATCCAGGTGATGATGTTCTTTTTAATTATTTTAATGAACATAAAGAAATGACGAAGGAATTCGGAGAAGAATTCGCTTTGGATTTTTTTGAATCTATGCGTAAACATGAGTCGCGTAATTTTTACGTTTCTTATGTAATTACACCCATACGATTGTATGAAGATATTGTTGGCTATATCAAAGTACATTCCACGGCGATGGAAAGATTTACCATCTCTCATAACCAAGCTGTATATGTTTTCGAACTAGCAGAAATTATAAGTTATGTATTTACAAAAATTGCCATTCAACACGGGAGTTATGAAACCATGCAATCCACAACAAAAGTTGTGGATATTTCTCTCGACGGGCTTCTCTTTGAAATTTATGACAAACGTCTGTTTCAATATTTGAAACGCCACAATATCATCAAAATGTTTATCCCTTTAAGTAAGGAACGAACTATGATCATCCGAGGTGAGATCATTCGATTTTTAGATAAAGGAGACCATTACCACCTTGGGGTAAACTATTTTAGTTCAGCCCCAGATGATATGTTGTATTTGGAATCGTATTTATTTGAAAAGAGTATGAAAATTTTGTCAGAATGATCCTGACTGTTTTTCAGCAAGTCGAATTGCATTCAAAAGATCTTCTGACAAAGTGGTTTCGCCCGTATAATAAAGACGTAACAACTTTCCATGTTCAATTAATTTATTACGATAATCCGTTTCTTTAACAGAACCCCGAGTTTCTTTCCATTTCAAATTATAGAATTCACAAGCTAGTTTATGAAGATAATAATCAGATTTTCGGAGGGAATAGGCTTTCTGTAAATATTCTTCCGAACGGTCGGACCATTCATCTCTTTTTTTACGACCATCCATCCCAGTATCGGCCATATTCGAATGTAAAAGATTTAAAAAAGAAGTTTCAAAACTATATAACCAAACTTCATAATTTTTTGGATAAAGATTACGTGCTTCTTTTGCCACCAAAGGCATCAGATCCAATTGTTTTTTGTTTTCTTTTCCTTCTATTTTAAAATAGAAAGTTAAAAACCGCAAATAATCGACTAGGAATAAAAGTCTCTCTTGGGAATTCGAAAATCGTTCTCTATTTTTCCAAGCCATTGAGTATTCAAACGCCGTTGATACATATCCTTCCCCATCTTTCCAGTGAGCTTTCCCAAGCGCATAATGGGAATCAGGTGACCCCGGATCGAGAGAAACTGAATGTTTATACATTCTAAGGGCTTCTTCCATTTGCCCTTTGGCAAAATAATGGTCACCTTTCTTTTTGGCCATAAAGGCTTCATCGTATTTTGTGGTATCAAGTAACCTTGCGGCTGTTACAGGGCGATCTTCAATGAGTCGCAAATACCCTTCCCCGCGGACTTGCCATCCAAAAAAAGTAGTTTGATAAACAGATTTCACCGTGATCATTCCCACAATGTTACCATCACGAAATGTTTTGTGGTCTTGGTTCTTTTCTAATAAATACAAAGTTTGACCCACACGAATTCCTTTTGGGTCAGCCACTTTGATTGTCACAGTATCTGGTCTTGTGTCTACTTCCAATTCTTGAGAAAGTGTATCCACTTCATAATAACTGGCTTTTTCAATTCCCACAACCTCTCCCACAACAATCATCCGAAGTGGGTCAAGCGACGCCTGGCTACGAAATGCAAAGGCCAACCGATCGGAAGACGATTGGGCAAAAGTTGCTGTAACAAACAAAATACAGAGGAGGAAGGAACGAAACATCTGGTTTAAAGATCGGCCAAAAGAGAATCTTTAGGTGTAGAAAAATAGTAATCCCCACAGGTCCCGTGGGGATTTTTTTAAAAATTACCGAGGTCGAAATTCCAATCGGAATTTTCCAGCCCCTACTTGTTCCTTCGTATAGAGGATTTTCCTGTGAACTCCGTTAATATAATCATCCACTAAGTTCCCGTAAAAAGGACTAGCAAGGTTTCCGCTATTCCCGATGGGAAGTTGTGTGACAGACTCTTCGAAACGGCCATAATCAATCACCCGCCTTTTGGATGGACCTGCAAACGCAGTCCAATCTTCTTTCATCAGTTTGTATTTTAAATTATTAACCACTTCGGCACCACCAGCAGAAGGAAGCGGACCAATATCAAAAATACCACCTATCACTGGCAATACGCCAAGCGGATGTGGGTGTTTGATTTTGTATAAGTTTTTCCAAGTCCAAAGGCTTGGCGATGCTGAGAGATGTGCCTCTAAATATCTGCCAGTTTCCTCAATCGATCTTTTGAGAATGTCTTCTCTTGATTCGATGATCCCTTCGGTTCTTAAGTCATCCCAATAAGGAGAACTTGGATTCCTAATAAATCGGCGATAAGCATTCCAGTATTCTGCCATATCTCCATATAACTCAAAATTGGCGGGACCCATCTCATCAATTAACAATTCCCGAAGAGTGATATAAAAGAATACATCGTAAACAGCCGCACCTTGGGATTCGGGAAAATGTTCAAAATTCCATTTTTTCAAAATCCCTAGAACCTTTTTCCCGTTGGGAGTTTTTGTTTCTTTTACCGTAGACAAAATAAGTTCTAAATACTCTGGTGCAAAGGAAGAAACGGTATCATTTTGGATTGCCGCAAGGTCTTCCAAACTCCACTTCTCTTTTGTTTCCAAAATACCAACTAACCTTTGAAAACGATCAGGTGGTTGCCAATTTCCTTCTGGTTTTCCAAGTCCCGGAAGTGGTTTACTTGTCACTTGGTTGTTTGCTGTGACGATGATTCCATTTTTTGGATTGATGATCTTTGGATTGTCTTTTACCGAAACATAAGCAACCACATCATTTTCACCAGTAGAACCCTCTAAAATTTTACGAGAATTTCCCGATTTTAGGATTGGAAATCTTCCCACTGCATAATAGGCAATGTTCCCATTTTTATCCGCATAACTAAAATTAAGTCCCGGTGCTCCAATCATAGAAGAAGCTGAATCAAGTTCGGTGAACGATTTGGATTTCCCCATTTGGAAAAGAACATCAAGCAGCGGATTTGGTAAATGGTGGTGAGCCCAATACAAACTTACAGGTCTTCCCTTAAATCCTTTGATATGTTCTGTTATGAGAGGACCGTGGTTTGTAATCCCAACTTCAAATGGAATTTCGGATCCATCTTTTTTACGGATGGGATCACGATAATATGTTAAATCTTTCCAGGTATTTCCCGTTTTGAATTTCCCACCTTCAACGGTTTCCAAATACAAGTTAACATCATCCTGTTCCAACATGGTAAGTCCCCATGCCTTATCTCTATTATGTGCAATGAGAGGGAAAGGAATGATCGAAAGGAAATAACCATAATTTTCATATCCTGGATATTCAATATAAGCTTCATACCAAGCCCCTGGATTGGAAAGAGCAATGTGCGGATCGTTTGCAAGAACTGCCCCACCACTCTCAGAACGACTAGGTGCCACAAGCCAAGAGTTACTACCTTCTAGTGGCTCAATCGGAAGTTGCAATTGGTCCACAAAAGATACTAGTTGTTTTAGACCAAAAACCTCTTTTCCGTTTGAATGGTCTTTGGTTTCTGGTGGAAAGGAATAACTTTGGTTTGTAACTCGATTGAAACTTGAGTTTTGGATTTGTTTAGAATCTATTTTTTGAAAATTGTTTTTATCCGCTAACCTTTGTACACCCGGTTGTGTTTCCAAAATGGTTGCATTTGTTTCAAAATCATACCGCGGGAAAAGTTCATTTGCAGACCTAGCCTTTAATTCCGACTCCATAATGGTGTACAAACTGTCCGATTTGATTCCTTCTGCAAAAGAAAAACCCATATAAAATAGGAAGGAAATGGCATCTACCCGATCAAATGGCTTCGGTTTGATTCCAAGAATGGTATATTCAATTGGCAAATTGTCTTCGGAGAGAAAATGATTTACCCCATCCAAAAACCAATCCAATTGGTTCCATGCTTCAGGATAAATATGTTCCTTCTGGTTTACATATTCTTCCGCTGTTTTTTTCAAAAG
Protein-coding regions in this window:
- a CDS encoding Crp/Fnr family transcriptional regulator — encoded protein: MADLPLNPDCFACDYKNHNVLHCAAHETIERINAGKDFTVFPRGKHLVSSGEKALGFFFIKSGLVRSYVQLASGKEQTLRLSGPGDWVGFRDCISDSISHHNVIAVEDTHACYITGDLIDALVKDDINFQKEVFKQMAKEWQEMEEHVVSLGTKQVHEKLAEILIVLDNAQGRKNQVELKVTRDVLATFIGTKTETLVRALSDLKAREFISVDKNRIDILNREALYSLSKIA
- a CDS encoding tetratricopeptide repeat protein; translated protein: MFRSFLLCILFVTATFAQSSSDRLAFAFRSQASLDPLRMIVVGEVVGIEKASYYEVDTLSQELEVDTRPDTVTIKVADPKGIRVGQTLYLLEKNQDHKTFRDGNIVGMITVKSVYQTTFFGWQVRGEGYLRLIEDRPVTAARLLDTTKYDEAFMAKKKGDHYFAKGQMEEALRMYKHSVSLDPGSPDSHYALGKAHWKDGEGYVSTAFEYSMAWKNRERFSNSQERLLFLVDYLRFLTFYFKIEGKENKKQLDLMPLVAKEARNLYPKNYEVWLYSFETSFLNLLHSNMADTGMDGRKKRDEWSDRSEEYLQKAYSLRKSDYYLHKLACEFYNLKWKETRGSVKETDYRNKLIEHGKLLRLYYTGETTLSEDLLNAIRLAEKQSGSF
- a CDS encoding penicillin acylase family protein, translating into MLDKTKKFIRKRPFLSLFLLFILTLPVTLHFLFWGLVSLKAPRYSGEIVSDKLTTAVTVIRDEAGIPHIVGGDAKSAYFALGYTMAQDRIFQMELQRRIGKGELTEIFGDKLIPTDQFLKSLLLKKTAEEYVNQKEHIYPEAWNQLDWFLDGVNHFLSEDNLPIEYTILGIKPKPFDRVDAISFLFYMGFSFAEGIKSDSLYTIMESELKARSANELFPRYDFETNATILETQPGVQRLADKNNFQKIDSKQIQNSSFNRVTNQSYSFPPETKDHSNGKEVFGLKQLVSFVDQLQLPIEPLEGSNSWLVAPSRSESGGAVLANDPHIALSNPGAWYEAYIEYPGYENYGYFLSIIPFPLIAHNRDKAWGLTMLEQDDVNLYLETVEGGKFKTGNTWKDLTYYRDPIRKKDGSEIPFEVGITNHGPLITEHIKGFKGRPVSLYWAHHHLPNPLLDVLFQMGKSKSFTELDSASSMIGAPGLNFSYADKNGNIAYYAVGRFPILKSGNSRKILEGSTGENDVVAYVSVKDNPKIINPKNGIIVTANNQVTSKPLPGLGKPEGNWQPPDRFQRLVGILETKEKWSLEDLAAIQNDTVSSFAPEYLELILSTVKETKTPNGKKVLGILKKWNFEHFPESQGAAVYDVFFYITLRELLIDEMGPANFELYGDMAEYWNAYRRFIRNPSSPYWDDLRTEGIIESREDILKRSIEETGRYLEAHLSASPSLWTWKNLYKIKHPHPLGVLPVIGGIFDIGPLPSAGGAEVVNNLKYKLMKEDWTAFAGPSKRRVIDYGRFEESVTQLPIGNSGNLASPFYGNLVDDYINGVHRKILYTKEQVGAGKFRLEFRPR
- a CDS encoding enoyl-CoA hydratase/isomerase family protein, which translates into the protein MKSRFESKEYEFLEVESRETEDGKIVSIFLNNPSSRNSMTWKMGEEFADLIHSIKKEKVLPRAVIISGRNDVFCAGGDLNLLRSFSEKTFSQNRRDMRKFYGFFLSVRKLPVPVIAAVNGHAIGAGLSLTFGCDLRIFAEEGKYSFNFVRLGIHPGMGSSFLSPELLGKSLGGRLLLTGETFDGKFAKTCGLAVDSVPKTEVYTRAMELALSLSKAAPLALQELKKNLYSWKHLDSALKKEAESQARNFISDDFKETIKSILEKRDPKFTGK
- a CDS encoding LIC11177 family protein — protein: MPVEKKSSVEEVLKREKLAKEFEKEKRSSEKKAIEQAAAKLSSQSLETTDTAKPSKFITNIDIAFSQAKTDLRFYFLNDGTYADDFKRMFLENESLFKRYGITSQKYLEYIRESFDRYKKIHDMMPLDPMKPKHFKYVEDSISELVRMFNQRFGK
- a CDS encoding rhomboid family intramembrane serine protease; this encodes MSRNRGQSPSLFGNPILHPLNVILIINCLIFFLQYFANQQLIYRFGLTPDFVLGGAVWQVFTYGFLHAVDLIPFHLLVNMYGMYMLGSNIIPIIGKTKFTILYFASQIGAGIFVVLSAYLNVMLGGNIPFLESMTTQTIGASGALFGLLALFGIFYPNAELLLFIFPVKAKNAVWVSLVIGYLISQLGNGAISNTCHLGGALTALILYKIFQKQIKPGSLPYIPGLEWEAPRESKIQQKAKPAVVEDLFQDQKKINESVLKQIDSKKDRDSVINYLQGIQVADANICPPSTYNTEDPICLRCEWLANCALRKAKE
- the hisA gene encoding 1-(5-phosphoribosyl)-5-[(5-phosphoribosylamino)methylideneamino]imidazole-4-carboxamide isomerase encodes the protein MLVLPAIDLLDNEAVRLLQGDYSKKTVYSSEPEKMIQVFEEQGATLIHIVDLNAAKTGKSENEVAIRKIKANCSVELELGGGIRSLENMKFYDGLGVSRFILGTVAVEDPSVVEQGLKTYGPDRIVIGVDAKDGLVRTKGWETNSGIKYTDFLKKMYLMGVRHVIFTDISKDGMMAGPNTAVYLELLSLFPDLQLVASGGVSSIEDLVNLYEVSHGKLFGAITGKAIYEGKLDLKESIRILSKKRNEN
- the hisB gene encoding imidazoleglycerol-phosphate dehydratase HisB; this encodes MVESRKTSETDIRLDLNVRGTGVYQFDTEIPFFEHMLSHISKHGLIDMDLKLRGDIGIDCHHSVEDTAILMGQMIHTQLGDKKGIFRYGHFTLPMDEVLTTVAVDLGGRFYFKYTGPPLDGKFGIYDAELTLEFLQKFALNAKMNLHVVVHYGENRHHIHESIFKGLGKALRQAIAIDTLAKDQIPSTKGMLE
- a CDS encoding PilZ domain-containing protein gives rise to the protein MAIGRTDSMQELITILESLFEETIIGSDVNIVKHLFYYLKADNREFEFIYEEEILVAAVEEIESHTVTLMIPDLVEQGSRRARVRFEVMNINYQFEVVILDIQKDKTVIKTPTELQSYQLRTNKRIPVDDLFMNFIILFRSLTGGSREVGKNLYAESRFPHLMKEVRKDRPDSKLINVMLTEAIERISKDYEIHFFQPDEKLNEYDDFIKKTILRTGKTIYIPDCNRITSYINDPGDDVLFNYFNEHKEMTKEFGEEFALDFFESMRKHESRNFYVSYVITPIRLYEDIVGYIKVHSTAMERFTISHNQAVYVFELAEIISYVFTKIAIQHGSYETMQSTTKVVDISLDGLLFEIYDKRLFQYLKRHNIIKMFIPLSKERTMIIRGEIIRFLDKGDHYHLGVNYFSSAPDDMLYLESYLFEKSMKILSE
- the hisH gene encoding imidazole glycerol phosphate synthase subunit HisH; its protein translation is MIAVLDFGMGNIHSLLKAVSLYTNDFQFTSDIETVKKADKIILPGDGHFDKAMQNLDEAGFSSVLKDHVAAKKPLFGICIGYQVLFEDSDETSKVGTTIPGLGFIRGKIRKFEGKQNLKVPHMGWNKLFDIKAKNTKLLKGIPNESFMYFIHSYRPVGVDRLDITANCHYYGESFPAVVEKENVFGTQFHPEKSDKTGLGILKNFIEL